A DNA window from Ipomoea triloba cultivar NCNSP0323 chromosome 10, ASM357664v1 contains the following coding sequences:
- the LOC116032683 gene encoding short-chain dehydrogenase TIC 32, chloroplastic-like → MLGTVRYLIGSAGPSGFGSKSTAEEVTELCPDLRSITAIITGGTSGIGAETARVLAKRGARLILPARSMKTAEETKCRILLESPDAEILAMALDLSSLASVRSFVAEFESLNLPLNLLINNAGKFTHKHATSEDGIEMTFATNYLGHFLLTKLLLKKMTETAKQTGVQGRIVNVSSGIHTWFSGDPIRYLRLITNNKSQYDATRAYALSKLANVLHTKELAQRLKMTGANLTANCVHPGIVRTRLTREREGLITDLVFFLTSKLLKTIPQAAATTCYVATDPRLENVSGKYFADCNEASTSKMGSNLTEAARMWLASDKLVSTDSNAPLLDPFQGLD, encoded by the exons ATGTTGGGAACCGTTAGGTACCTCATCGGCTCCGCCGGCCCCAGCGGCTTCGGCTCCAAATCCACCGCCGAAGAAGTCACCGAGCTGTGTCCTGATCTCCGCTCCATCACCGCCATCATCACAG GTGGAACGTCGGGAATCGGAGCGGAGACGGCGAGAGTTTTGGCGAAGCGAGGAGCGCGGCTGATCCTGCCGGCTCGGAGCATGAAAACCGCCGAGGAGACGAAGTGCCGAATTCTGTTGGAGTCGCCGGACGCCGAGATCTTAGCGATGGCGCTCGATCTTAGCTCTCTCGCTTCCGTTCGGAGCTTCGTTGCGGAGTTCGAATCTCTCAACTTGCCTCTCAACCTCCTCAT AAATAATGCGGGGAAATTCACGCACAAGCATGCGACTTCAGAGGACGGAATCGAGATGACGTTTGCGACTAACTACTTAGGTCATTTCCTGCTAACGAAGCTACTGCTGAAGAAGATGACGGAAACGGCGAAACAGACGGGCGTTCAAGGCAGAATCGTGAACGTGTCGTCCGGTATCCACACCTGGTTTTCCGGCGATCCGATCCGCTATCTTCGCCTCATCACCAACAACAAAAG TCAATACGACGCGACACGTGCATATGCGCTCTCGAAGCTCGCTAACGTTTTGCACACCAAGGAACTGGCGCAGAGACTGAAA ATGACGGGGGCAAATCTGACGGCAAATTGCGTTCATCCTGGGATTGTGCGAACTCGCCTCACTCGAGAACGCGAAGGCCTCATCACTG ATTTGGTGTTCTTTTTGACTTCCAAACTTTTGAAGACCATCCCGCAG GCTGCGGCGACGACTTGCTACGTGGCAACCGATCCGAGGCTAGAAAATGTGAGTGGTAAATACTTTGCAGACTGTAACGAGGCTTCTACTTCGAAGATGGGTTCCAATCTAACCGAGGCGGCAAGGATGTGGTTGGCTTCTGATAAGCTGGTTTCCACAGATTCTAATGCGCCACTTTTAGATCCATTCCAGGGCTTAGACTGA